A region from the Candidatus Cloacimonas sp. genome encodes:
- a CDS encoding WG repeat-containing protein, whose translation MDREGRLVIVPQYEINSWPFREGTVPAKLNGQCGFIDRTGNFIALPECEEVDRFHQGLAKIKQDGKWGFINSTGMYVAFPQFEDVDYFSEGLAKVKQGGKWGFIDQSGNIAVGFSYDNVGFFKEGLAPVEKNGKWGFIDKSGRVVISLDYESAECFRDGLAQVKKEGFYGFVDHNGKIAVPLRFFRLSWFSEDLAVAATPEGLGYINKSGLMVIAPGF comes from the coding sequence ATAGACAGGGAAGGCAGGTTAGTGATTGTACCACAGTATGAAATCAATAGTTGGCCCTTTAGGGAAGGAACCGTGCCTGCTAAGCTTAACGGTCAGTGCGGGTTTATTGATAGAACAGGCAATTTTATAGCTCTTCCTGAATGTGAAGAGGTTGACCGCTTTCATCAAGGTTTAGCCAAGATAAAACAAGACGGAAAATGGGGTTTTATCAATAGCACAGGAATGTACGTAGCTTTTCCGCAGTTTGAAGATGTTGATTACTTCAGTGAAGGGCTCGCCAAAGTAAAGCAGGGTGGCAAATGGGGTTTTATTGATCAATCAGGCAATATCGCGGTCGGCTTCTCGTATGATAACGTGGGATTTTTCAAGGAAGGGCTTGCCCCTGTAGAGAAAAACGGAAAGTGGGGCTTTATTGACAAATCCGGCCGGGTGGTAATATCGTTGGACTACGAGTCTGCCGAATGCTTTCGGGACGGATTGGCGCAAGTGAAAAAAGAAGGTTTTTACGGCTTTGTTGACCATAACGGAAAAATAGCTGTACCGTTGCGTTTTTTCAGGCTATCTTGGTTTTCCGAAGATTTGGCGGTTGCAGCAACACCCGAAGGACTGGGGTACATCAATAAATCGGGATTAATGGTTATTGCGCCGGGTTTT
- a CDS encoding WG repeat-containing protein, with translation MRFQVKRIILYSVMALVITSGSQVTAQPDYDYRDVISYNEGLPDGRKFGAMLITTGKWVIPPQYDYELTFEKNNLAIVKTGGKAGLIDITGKMVVTPQYDDIREFVGDDLAQVKLKGK, from the coding sequence CGATTCCAAGTAAAGAGGATTATTTTATACTCGGTTATGGCTTTAGTAATTACCTCGGGTAGCCAGGTAACTGCGCAACCTGACTATGATTATCGCGATGTTATATCCTACAACGAAGGCTTGCCTGATGGCAGAAAGTTCGGGGCAATGCTGATAACAACCGGTAAGTGGGTCATTCCACCACAGTATGATTATGAACTAACTTTTGAGAAAAATAATCTGGCAATAGTTAAAACAGGTGGGAAAGCGGGTCTTATCGACATTACGGGGAAGATGGTAGTTACACCGCAATATGACGACATAAGGGAATTTGTCGGCGATGATTTGGCACAAGTGAAGTTGAAGGGTAAATAG